CTGGACTATCACGATGCTGGCCAAAAAGATCGTGGTACACCAGCCCGGCATGCACGACACCCGCCACGTAGAACCCACTGGCGGCCAAACCATGCTGATTCAAGGGGCCGGCGTGGTGGGGGCCCTGGCCTTCGCCTTCTCCGACTCGTTCTGGTTTAACGCCGTGGAGGCCGAGGTGTACGCCATGTCGGCTTTGTGCACGGCTGCCGTCGTCTGGATTATGCTCAAGTGGGAAAACCGCGCCGATGAGGCCGATTCCGACAAGTGGCTGATTTTGATTGCCTACGTTATTGGCCTCAGCATCGGGGTCCACTTGCTCAACCTGCTGGCTATTCCGGCCCTGGGCTTCATCTACTACTACCGCCGCCACCAGAATCCAACCATGTGGGGCGGCATCCTGACACTGGTTATCAGCAGCGTGATTGTGGGCCTGATTCTGGCCGGTATCATCCCCGGTCTGCCCACACTGGCCGGCGCGTTTGAGGTGTTCTTTGTGAACAGCATTGGCCTGCCCTTCAGCTCGGGCCTGATTTTCTTCCTGCTGGCGTTTGTGGCCCTGATCTGGTTTGGCTTCCGCTATTCGTTCAAGACGCATAACCGCCTGATCAACACGGCTATGTTGAGCTTCGTGTTTATCCTTATTGGCTACTCGTCCTACCTGATTGTTCCAATTCGCTCCAGCTACGAGCCGACCATCAACGAAAACGCGCCGAAGGACGTGCTGTCTTTTGTGAGCTACCTGAAGCGCGAGCAGTACGGCGACCGGCCCTTGCTCTACGGTCCGCAGTTCAACGCGGAGCCCGTCGACCAGAAAGAAGGCTCGCCCCGTTACGTGCGCAAGGGCGACAAATACGTCATTGCTGAACGCCGCCTCGAAACCATCTACCGCGACGAGGACAAGATGCTGATTCCGCGCATCTACAGCCCCGCTCCCGAGCACATCTACAACTACAAAAAGTGGGTTGACATTCAGGAAGGCGTGAAGCCGAGCATGGGCCAGAACCTTTCCTTCCTGTTTCGCTACCAGATGGGCCACATGTATTGGCGCTACTTCCTGTGGAACTACGTAGGCCGCGACAGTGACATCCAGCAGGCCGGCGTAGTATGGCCCACCAGTGCCGGCAAAGCCGGGCTGCCCGAGCGGATTGCTACCAGCCCGGCCCGCAACAATTTCTTCGCCATTCCGCTGATTATGGGCCTGATCGGCCTGTTCTTCCATGTGCGCCGCGACGGACGCAATGCGCTGGTCATCGGCTTGCTGTTCGTATTTACGGGCCTGGCCATCGTGTTTTACCTCAACCAGCCGCCGATTGAGCCCCGGGAACGGGACTATACCTTCACGGGTGCTACCTACGCCTTTGCCATCTGGATTGGTCTGGGTGTGCTGGGCCTGGCCGACTTGCTGAAAGCCGTGCTCAAAGCGGATGGGGCCCGGGCCGTGGCTGCTACGCTGGTGGGCCTGCTGGCTCCTGCGCTGATGGTGGCCCAGGGCTGGGACGACCACGACCGTTCGGACCGCTACAACTCGGTGGACTCGGCTAAAAACCTGCTGAACTCCTGCGCCCCGAATGCCATTCTGTTCACCAACGGCGACAACGACACCTTCCCACTCTGGTACGCCCAGGAAGTGGAAGGCGTACGCACCGACGTGCGCGTGGCCGTGCTGAGCTACCTCAACACCGACTGGTACATCGAGCAGATGAAGCGCCGCGCATATTTGTCGCAGCCGCTGCCCATCTCGATGAAGAGCGACAACTACGCCCAGGGTACCAACGACTACCTGCCCTACGTGGAAAACCCGGCGGTGCAGGAAGTGAACCTGCGGGAATTCATTGGCCTCGTGGATCAGAACAGCCCGCTGCTGCAGGTGCAAACCCAGAGCGGCCGGCCCCTGCTTTCCTTCCCGACCCGTAAGTTTTACCTGCCCGTGGACACCGCGGCCGTAGAGGCCCTGGGTATTATTCCCAAGGACCGCCGCAAGCAGCTCGTGAGCCGCATGGAGTGGGACATGGGCAAAGGCGCCATCGAGAAGAAAAACCTGGTGATTCTGGATATGCTGGCGACCAACAACTGGAAGCGGCCAGTGTACTTCTCCAGCACGGTAAACTCGGCCGACTTCATGAACCTGCAACCCTACTTCCAACTCGAGGGTATGGCGTACCGGGTGCTGCCCGCCAAGGACCCTAACTACGACCCGCGCGGCAACGAGGGCTACGTGGCCAAGGACCTCATGTTTGAGAACATGATGAAGAAGTTTGCCTACCGCAACCTGGACCGGGCCGACATTTTCTACGACGAAAACAACCTACGCTTCCCGGCCAACTACCGCGACAAGTTCTCCCGTCTGGCTGAAGCCTACCTGGCAGCCGGCGACAAAGCCACTGCCAAACAGGTGCTCGACAAATGCTTCCAGGTGATGCCCGACAAGAGCATCCGCTACGACTACTATGTCCCGCAGTTTGTGGTGCCGCTTATTCAGGTGGGTGAAAAAGCCCGTGCCAATGAAATCATGGATACCATGACGAGCCGTGCCGAGCAGTCGTTGGCCTACTACAGTACCCGCAACAGCTCCCTGTTCGACATGGAAGTACAAACCAACCTGCTGGCCCTGCAAAGCGTGTATCGCGCCGCCGAGGAAGTAGGCGACCAGGCCCGGGCTAAAAAAGCCGTGGAGCTGCTCAACCAGTACTATCCGCGCCAATAAGGTTTTGTCAACTTGAGCGTTATAAAACAGCCGCCCTAAAGCAGGGTGGCTGTTTTTGTTTTAGCAATTAGCCGAGCGCCACCGTATTGGTTAGCAATGGCCGCCTGCACGGCTCAGGCCCGGTTTTTGGCTGATATTGCGTTTGGTCCAAGTCTGTTTCGTATGCCTACTTTCCTTCGCTGCCTGCCCCTTGGGTTGTTACTACTGCTCAGCTGGGCTGCTCACCCGCTCGTGGCCCAGCGGCGCGACTTCACCGGGCAGTATCAGCCTCTACGCCGCATTCAGGTCGATACGCGCCGGGAAGGCGACAGTCTGCGGGTGTATCTGTACTTTCCCGACGGCAGCGTACTACAGCGCGGCGAACCGCTGCGGGTGGCAGTTTGGGAAAACTATCAGGCCAAACGCCCGCTCTGGCGCACTACCGTAGGACAGCTTGCTAGGCGCATCCACAAGGCCGAGTCGGCTGCCTGGGTAGAGTTTTGCGTGGCAGCTGCTGCAGTGCAGCCCGGACAGGTGCTGAGTGCAAGTTGTGCCCCGGAAAATGAAGCCGATACCGGAGACGCCGCCTGGCTCAGCATCAGCCGGGAGCGGCTGGCCCGCCCGTTTCTACTCACCGACTCGCTCGGCGACCCACTGCTGCGCCGCTATGTACGCCGTGGGGAACGGTTTCTGATTGATTGTTACGGCCCGGATAAACCCACGACGGCCAAGCACTACGATGCCAGCTTCGTGGCCGCCCTGCCGCCCATGTCGACAGCTGGCGCCCCGCCCCAACAGCGCAAGCTGCCCGCCCGCGACTCTCTTTTCTTCCGTGCCGGGCAGCTGCTTACCCTGAGCCAGCCGGGCTTGTACGCCCTGCGCGTGTCGGGTACGGCCGCGCCAGTGGGCTTGCTAGTGACGGATGAGGACTTCCCGGAGCTGAACACGGCCGACGAGCTGATTCAGCCCCTGATTTATCTGACGACTTCCGCCGAACGCAATGCCTTGCGGGAAGCAGCGCAGCCGAAGCGGGCCGTCGACCAGTTTTGGCTGAAAGTGGCCGGTGGCAATCAAACCCAGGCCCGGCAGTTAATTCGAACGTATTACGGCCGGGTAGCGGCGGCCAACCAGCTCTTTACCGCCCACAAAGCCGGCTGGATGACGGACCGCGGCATGCTCTACACCGTACTAGGCGCTCCCGAAACTGTATATCGGACTGCTACCGAGGAAAACTGGGTGTACCGGGGCACCAGGGAAGGCAGCACGACGTATACGTTCCGGCACAAACCCAGTACCTTTGCCCCCGAACACTATGAATTGGTGCGCCGGCCGGAGTATGAAATGCTGTGGTATGCCGCCGTTGAGCAATGGAGAAAAGGAATGACGACCGCCCGGAGCGGCCGCTGAATGAGCGGCGCACGTACTATAACAGCGAAAACCGCCCGGTGAGCCGCGAAGAGCGGAGCGACAGCCGTCCGCCCCGCAGCAGCGACGACCGCCGCGACTCGCGGGGTGGCGGCGACTACAAACCCCGCTACCCCCACAAGCCCGCCGCCGACCGCAGCATCGACATGCTGTTCGGGTTGCGCCCAATTCTGGAGGCGCTGACGGCTGGCCGCACCCTGGAAAAAATTTTCCTGCTGCGCGGCACCAAAAACAGCGTTACCCAAGAAATTACGGAGCTGGCCAAAGCTGCCAACGTACCGATGTCGCTGGTGCCTATTGAGAAGCTCAACGACCTGACTCGCAAAAACCACCAGGGCGCCGTAGCCTTCGTGTCGCCCATCGATTACCAGCCCCTCGATAGCATCTTGGCGGGCTTGTACGAGGAAGGCAAAACTCCCCTGCTCCTGCTGCTCGACCGGATTACGGACGTGCGCAACTTCGGCTCTATTGCCCGCAACGCCGAATGTATGGGCGTGCACGCCATCGTGGTGCCTAGCCGCGGCGCCGCCCAAATCAACGGGGACGCGCTGAAAACCTCGGCCGGGGCCCTAAACTTGATTCCGGTGTGCCGGGAGCCTAACCTGAAAGAAACCATTACGTTTTTGAAGGAGTCGGGCGTCACCGTTATTGCCTGCACCGAGAAGTCGGACGCCAGCCTGGAAGCCGGAACCGTGGACATGACCGGCCCGGTGGCCGTGCTTATGGGCAGTGAGGAAGACGGCATCTCGCCCGAGTATCTTAAGCTGGCCGACCACAAGCTGCGCATCCCGATGGCCGGCCAGATTGGCTCCCTCAACGTGTCGGTAGCCAGTGGCATCATGCTGTTTGAAGTGCTGCGCCAGCGCCTGAAAAGCGGCCAGTAACACATTTCCACCCCTATTAAAGCCTACGCAACAGCATGTTGCGTAGGCTTTTTGGTTTTTATTCACAGCTACTTAGCTACGTAGAGCTTCTTTCTAGTAGCGCCTTGCAACCTTGCAGTATAGAGTTGGCTCTTGCTTTCAGCTATGGCGACTGACGCCTTTTCCTGCCAACGGTTATTCCTACTTCCATGCTGAGAATTACACTTACTACGGCTCTGCTAATGGGCCTTGCCCTGACAGCCCACGCCCAGGATACTCCCCACCGCTTCGAAGTAGGTCTTGAGATGGTCAATTACTCTCCCTTCGCGAAGCAGACCTACAACTACGCCAACAGCCAGCTCAACGACAAGGCGCAGTGGGCCTCCGGGGCTGTATTCCGCTATAATCTGGGGCGCTTCGGCCTGCGCTCCGGCATCAGCTACAACACCAGCACTGACAAGACCTCCGATTATCCGCTCAGTTCCTGCGCGGATTGTGTGCAAGGCACCACGACCGGCAAAGACCTGCGGGTGCGGCTCGGTGCGCAGTACACTCCCATTGCCAAGGCCCCGTGGCTCTACGCGTTCAGCGACTTTTACTACCGCCGCTACACGTCTGAGGGCAACTTTACCGGCGGCTTCTGCGGTTGCCTCGATACGGATGTAAACGTAACTTCCGACGGGGTAGGCAACAGCACGGGCCTAGGCGTCAAAATCCGCACTTGGAAACACTTCTACCTGAATCCTGAAGTGTACTACGATGTGCTGCGGGTCCCCAACTCCGTCAGCAGTTCTGACCGGAACTCGGGCAGCTACTTCCAATACGACACCCGCACTAAGCTGCAAGCCCCAGCTATACGCGTCAATGCCATTATTGCCTTCTAGTCTATTCTATCAGCGTTATTTCTACGAACAAAAAGGCCCGTTGCATTACGCAACGGGCCTTTTTGTTCATTGTATAAGCAGTCGGTCGGCTAGTTATAGCCCGTACCTTTTTTCGACTTCACGTCGGCTACGAATTCCTTTACGCGCTGCTCCTCGGTACGCTTGCAGATCAGCAGCACGTTGTCGTACTCGGCGATGATGTAGCCGTCGAGGCCTTGTACTACCACTAGGCGCTCAGAAGGCGTTTTGATAACGCACTCCCGGGTGTCGTAGAGCAGTGCGTCGCCGTCTACCACGTTGTTATCGGCGTCGTGGTGGCCCATGCGGTGCAGCGAGTCCCAGGTGCCCAGGTCGCTCCAGCCAAAGTCGGCGGGCAGCACGTACACGTTGTCGGCCTTCTCCATCACCCCGTAGTCGATGCTGATGTTGCGGCAGCGGGTGTAGGCCTGGGCAATAAAGTCGGCCTCCTGCGCGGTGCCCAGTTCACTGATGCCTTCATCGAATACCTCAGCAATATCGCCCAGATACTGGTGGAACGCATGAATAATCACGTCGGCGCGCCACACGAACAGGCCGGAATTCCACAAAAAGTCGCCGCTTTCCACAAACATGCGGGCTAGCTCCAGATTTGGCTTTTCGGTGAAGGTTTTAACTTTCTTCACGCCCCGGGGTAAGCCGCTTTTGCTATCCTCGTCGATATACTGAATGTAGCCGTAGCCCGTATCGGGCCGGGACGGCTGAATACCCAGCGTAAGCAGCACGTCGTGGTTTTCGGCTACGTCTATGGCCTGCCGGATGATGGTCCGGAACTCCTCCTCGTGCAGCACGGCGTGGTCGGCGGGCGTCACGATAATGGTAGCTTTGGGGTTGCGCTTGGCAATGCAGTAGCTGGCGTAGGCAATACAGGGAGCCGTATTGCGGCCAATAGGCTCGCCTAGAATCTGGCTGGCAGGCAACTCGGGCAGGTGCTGCTGGACCAGTTCCATATAGTCGCGGTTGGTCACCACGAAGACGTTTTCGGCGGGGCAGATTTCCTTGAACCGGTCTACGGTAAGCTGGAGCATGGAGCGGCCCACTCCCATTACATCGTGAAACTGCTTGGGCAGGTGCGTGCGGCTAAAAGGCCAAAATCGGCTGCCAATGCCACCGGCCATCACGACGAGGAACGTATTCTGATTCATCAGAAAAAGCTGATTAGAGTGTAATACCAGGTTTGAGAAAAGCAAACATAGTATTTAATCGTAAATAAATGTAACAATTTTACTACACCAAGCCTTCGCGCAGCAAATCGTGTAAATGAATGAACCCACTAAATTGTCCATTTTCCGTGACAATTAATTGGGTGATGTTCCGGCTTTGCATCCGCACCAACGCCTCGGCCGCAAAATCATCCACATCGATACTCATTGGATTAGGTGTCATAATGTCGCGGGCCCGGACCTGCTCTAGCTTGGTGAAGTTGGTGAGCATGCGCCGCAGGTCGCCGTCGGTAATGATGCCCAGCAGGTGGCCATCGGCCAAGGCCAGCACGGCCGTAGCCCCGAGGCGCTTGCCCGATATTTCGAGGATGATGTCCTTGAGCGGGGCATTTTCCAGCACCTGGGGCGTCTGGTTCTGCCGGCTCAGGTCGCCTACCTTCAAGTAGAGTTTCTTGCCTAGCGTACCACCGGGATGCAAGCGGGCAAAGTCGGCGGAGGTGAACTCCCGCGACTCAAGCAGGCATACGGCCAGCGCATCGCCCAGGGCTAGGGCGGCGGTGGTGCTGGTGGTGGGCGCCAGGTTGTGCGGGCAGGCCTCGCGGGTCACGGGCGCGTGCAGCACGTAGTCGGCCTGCACGCCCAAGTAGGAGTCGGCATTGCTGACCAGGGCGGCCAGCGGCACGCCCTTGCGCTTGAGCAGCGGCACCAGCACTTTTATTTCGGGCGTGTCGCCGCTCTTGCTGATGGCAATGACGAAATCCTCGGGCTGAATCATGCCCAGGTCGCCGTGAATGGCGTCGGCGGCGTGCATAAACAGCGCGGGCGTGCCCGTGGAGTTCAGCGTAGCTACCATCTTGCCCGCAATGTGGGCACTCTTACCGATGCCGGTAACCACGACCCGACCCCGTAAAGAGAGTATGGCGGCTACGCATTGTGCAAAATCCGGCGTTTGGGCTATGGCCTCGGCCACGCCCCGAATTGCGTCAGCTTCTTCGAGAAGCACTTTTTTTGCAATTGTGTTGGTGTCGTTCTGCTGTTTCAATCTAAATTTGTCTAGATTGAGTAACCAACACTAGCTGTGCTGGTGCTCAAGTCTGCAACTCAAAAGAGCAAGTGGAAATGTCGATGCCAGCGGTAAAACAAGCAGTCAAGCGTGAGGCTGATCTGAAAGGCAAGTTAAAGGAAGTTTTTGGGTACGGTCAGTTTCGCGGCACCCAGGAAGCCATCATTCAGAACGTCATCGAGGGCAACAACACCTTCGTGATTATGCCGACTGGCGCTGGTAAGTCGCTGTGCTACCAGCTGCCCGCGTTGATTCTGCCCGGCACGGCTATCGTTATTTCTCCCCTGATTGCCCTGATGAAAAATCAGGTGGATCAGCTCAACGCTTTCGGGGTAAATGCCCAGTTTCTGAACTCGACCTTGTCGAAGTCGGAGACGAACCGGGTGAAAAAGGACGTCATTAGTGGGGAAGTAAAGCTGCTGTATGTGGCGCCCGAAAGCCTGACCAAGGAAGAAACCATCGACTTCCTGCAGAAGGCCACCATCAGCTTCGTGGCTATCGACGAGGCTCACTGCATCTCGGAGTGGGGCCACGACTTCCGCCCCGAGTACCGCCGCATCCGAGGCATCATCGACAATATCGGCCAAGTACCGATTATTGCCCTCACGGCCACGGCTACGCCCAAGGTGCAGCTCGACATCCAGAAAAACCTGCAGATGGATGAGGCTTCGGTGTTCAAGACCTCGTTTAACCGCACCAACCTCTATTACGAGGTGCGGCCCAAGCACAACACCAAAAAGCAGCTGATTCAGTACGTGAAACAGCACAAGGGCAAAGCCGGCATCGTGTACTGCCTCTCGCGCAAGAAGGTGGAGGAAATTGCCGAGCTGCTACGCGTCAACGACGTGAAGGCCCTGCCCTACCACGCCGGCCTCGACCCCCACGTGCGCATGGCCAACCAGGACGCCTTCCTGAATGAAGAAGCCGACGTGATTGTGGCTACCATTGCCTTCGGCATGGGCATCGACAAGCCCGACGTGCGCTTCGTGATTCACTACGATACGCCTAAGTCCATCGAAGGCTACTACCAAGAAACCGGCCGCGGCGGCCGCGACGGCCTGGAAGGCAACTGCCTGATGTTCTACAGCTACGACGACATCGTCAAGCTGGAGAAGTTCAACAAGGACAAGCCAGTGACCGAGCGCGACAACTCCAAGCTGCTGCTCCAGGAAATGGCTAACTACGCCGACTCGGCGGTGTGCCGGCGCAAGCAGCTGCTGCACTACTTCGGCGAGCATTTCGAGAAGGATTGCGGCTTCTGCGACAACTGCAAGCACCCCAAGGAGCGTTTCGAAGCCAAGGACGAAGTACTGATGGCCCTCAAGGCCGTGGTGCAAACCGAGGAGCGCTTCGGCATTGAGCACATTGGCACGGTACTCATGGGCATGAACAACGCCCACGTAGAAAGCTACGGCCACAATGCCCTACCCATTTATGGGGTGGGCAAGGACCACGACGCGGCCTTCTGGCACTCGCTCTTGCGACAGGCCTTGCTCAATGGCTTCCTGGAAAAGGATATTGAGAACTTCGGCGTGGTGAAAATCTGTCCGAAAGGCTTAGATTTCATTGAGAATCCGCATTCTATCAAACTCACCAAGGACCATAACTACGAGGAAGAGGTGAAAGAAGAGCAAGAAAAAGAGGAAGTCCAGGAAGCCGCCGGCCACGACGCCGCCCTTTTTGAGATGCTGAAATCCTTGCGCAAGAAGATAGCCAAGGAAAAGAACCTGCCCCCCTATGTGCTGTTTCAGGACCCGAGCCTGAAGGAAATGGCCACGACCTTCCCCACCAAGATGGACGACCTCGCCCACGTGGGCGGCGTGGGCCTGGGCAAGGCGCAGAAATTTGGCCAGCCCTTCCTGGCGCTGATTCAGAAATACGTCGACGAAAACGACATCGTGACGGCTGCCGACGTGGTGGTCAAGTCCGCCGTCAATAAGTCGAAGATCAAGATCTACATCATTCAGCAGATTGATAAGAAGATGGACCTGGAGGAAATTGCTGCCTCCAAGGGCATCGACATGCGCGAGCTGATGGAGGAAATCGAGCACATCTGCTACTCCGGTACCAAGCTCAACCTCGACTATTATATCGACGGGGTATTGGACCAGGACCGGCAGGAGGAAATCACCGACTACTTCCTGCAGGCCAGCACCGACAATATTGCCGTGGCCCTCAAGGAACTCGGTCCCGACGACTACACCGAGGAAGACCTGCGCCTGATGCGCATCAAGTTCTTGAGCGAATACGCTAACTAGGTTGTAACCCAGCCCGTCATTCCGAACAAAGTGAGGAATCTCGCGTGCTGCTGTTGGCAGAGTAACCTGCTCAGCCTTGCACGCGAGATACCTCCCGCGGGTCGACACGACGGGCTGTTTTGTTATTCACTATCGAAAAGCCACCTCTTCGGGGTGGCTTTTTCGTTGCCTTGGAATAGGATTCTTTCGGGGCAAGCCAGGGGCTTTAACCAATCCCGCCGGGAGTTTGCCCAAAACCTGCCTATGTCCGGGGCAAAACGTCGGCAGGTTTCACCCAAAACATAGTTATGTTTTGGGTGAAACCTGCCGACGTTTTGCGGTGACATCCGAAAAGACCGTTTCCAGGACCTGGGGGCACTTTTGCGGGAGAGCCGGATTGATGCCGCGCAGCCCGACGGGCAAAATCGTGTAATTAGATTATTCCGGTGCCTTCTTATCTTCGGCTTTGCATCTCCCCTAACGCCACTTCTATGTTTACTTTCTCCTCTCCGAGTGCCCGGCAGCTGGGCTTCACGGTGCTGGCCAGCCTGGCCGCGCTGGGTAGCGCGGCGGCCGACAAGCCAGCCCCGCCCACCAATCCGCTCACGCCAGGGTTTAACCAGGTCATCGACTTCCGCCGCGCCACCAAGGCTGACGTGAAGCAGGCCACCGACGCGGTTATCAGCGACACCAAGGCGTCGTTGCAGGCTATCTATAAGGTGCCGGCTACCAAGCGCACCTTCGCCAACACCATGCTGGCCCTCGACAACCTGGGGGACCATATCGGCAATGTGGCCGGGCCCATCAGCATTCTGTTCAACGCCAGCCCCGACTCGGCCATCCGCAACCAGGCCCAGCGCAGCATTGCCCAGATCAGCAAGTACGGCAACGAGCTGGAGCTCGACGAGCAGCTCTACAAGGCCGTGAAGGACTACTCCAAGACCAAGGAGGCCCAGGGCCTGACCGGGTTCCGGAAGAAGTACCTGACCGAAACGGTGGAAGACTATGAGCGCAACGGCTTTGCCCTCACGCCCGAGAAACGCAAGGAATTGCAGGCTATCAACGACAAAATCGGGGATTTGAGTTTGGCCTTCGGAGCCAATATTGCCAAAGACCAGGGCTTTTTGCTGGTGAATGCGGCCGACATGAAAGGCCTGCCCGAAGACTACATCAAGAGTCGCCCCAAGGCCGGCGACGCCTACCGCATCGGCCTCGACGGCCCGGCCTATGGTACGTTCATGAAGTACGCCGAGTCGGATGCCCTGCGCAAGCAACTCTACATCTTATATAACAACCGCGCCTCGGAGAAAAACCTGGACGTGCTGAAGCAGTTGCTGATCGAGCGCCAGAAGAAGGCGCAGCTGCTGGGCTACAAGACTTACGCTGCCTACCAAACCAGCTCGCGCATGGCCAAAACGCCCGAAACGGTGTGGGCCTTCGAAACCAAGCTGGTGGACCGCGTCAAGCAGAAAAGCCAGCAGGATTTGGAGGAGCTGCTCGTGGTGAAGCGCGCTTACACCAAGGACCCTAGCGCCAAGGTTATCAACGCCTGGGAAAGCGCCTTCTACAACAACCTGCTGATGAAGGACAAGTACCAGCTCGACGCCGAGAAAGTGAAGGAGTACTTCGAAGT
Above is a genomic segment from Hymenobacter cellulosivorans containing:
- a CDS encoding M3 family metallopeptidase, with the protein product MFTFSSPSARQLGFTVLASLAALGSAAADKPAPPTNPLTPGFNQVIDFRRATKADVKQATDAVISDTKASLQAIYKVPATKRTFANTMLALDNLGDHIGNVAGPISILFNASPDSAIRNQAQRSIAQISKYGNELELDEQLYKAVKDYSKTKEAQGLTGFRKKYLTETVEDYERNGFALTPEKRKELQAINDKIGDLSLAFGANIAKDQGFLLVNAADMKGLPEDYIKSRPKAGDAYRIGLDGPAYGTFMKYAESDALRKQLYILYNNRASEKNLDVLKQLLIERQKKAQLLGYKTYAAYQTSSRMAKTPETVWAFETKLVDRVKQKSQQDLEELLVVKRAYTKDPSAKVINAWESAFYNNLLMKDKYQLDAEKVKEYFEVSKVVDGLFQTTQSLFALKFNEVKDPSVWHKDARMFEVQRDGKLIGRFYIDLFPRDNKYTHAACFGVSSGKATPKGYQLPQAVLLCNFNPPAAGKPALMSHSQVVTFFHEFGHVMHNLLTTAELSSQSGTSVKRDFVEAPSQILENWAWNYDALKTFAKHYQTGEVLPKSLYDKMWAARNVGSGIGASQQILYGTLDMTLHDKFDPNGTETTTDVVKRLQNQITPFAYLDGTNMQAAFGHLTGYGAGYYGYMWSKVYAEDMFSVFEKNGIMDQKTGLRYRDMILARGGTDEEYNLVKAFLGREPNQDAFFKSLGL